One Trachemys scripta elegans isolate TJP31775 chromosome 4, CAS_Tse_1.0, whole genome shotgun sequence genomic region harbors:
- the TBRG1 gene encoding transforming growth factor beta regulator 1, which yields MKKVSRKSQNEKYRLKYSRLRRAAKAMVFENAALCDEIARLEEKFLRAREERRFLFTKLLQLQALSAEEESPAVPLGGISAGYGVAPTPGPDEPAPAGKRPKKGKENGRAAKRRAAPDRGVRRLVQPVPLDPSGRPVFPIALGGLTVYSLGEIVADRAGFHDEGAIYPVGFCSTRVYASMRRPDQRCLYTCQIKDGGVGPRFEIVPEDEPGSALAGTTADTCHAQLLAAISAARGRPYPELEAAGADFFGFSHPAVHNLIQSCPGARKCGAYRWVRFEVCRPGDGQVPQGLPDNCAATDFQSFRRRAQEEEERDRGGGGAGGRALGLTPAQAFTSPCSYEEVFLSRPLESPSHGSPDGSDD from the coding sequence ATGAAGAAGGTGTCAAGGAAGAGCCAGAATGAGAAGTACCGGCTGAAGTACAGCCGGTTGCGCCGGGCGGCCAAGGCCATGGTGTTCGAGAATGCAGCACTGTGCGATGAGATTGCCCGGCTGGAGGAGAAATTCCTGCGGGCGAGAGAGGAGCGTCGATTCCTCTTCAccaagctgctgcagctgcaggcaCTGTCAGCCGAGGAGGAGAGCCCGGCGGTGCCATTGGGGGGCATCTCAGCAGGGTACGGCGTGGCACCGACCCCTGGCCCAGATGAGCCAGCGCCTGCAGGGAAGCGGCCCAAGAAGGGCAAGGAGAATGGGCGTGCCGCCAAGCGGCGGGCAGCACCAGACAGGGGGGTGCGGCGGCTGGTGCAGCCAGTGCCGCTGGACCCCTCGGGTCGGCCGGTTTTCCCCATCGCGCTGGGTGGGCTGACGGTCTACAGCCTGGGTGAGATCGTGGCCGACCGGGCAGGCTTCCACGATGAGGGAGCCATCTACCCAGTGGGTTTCTGCAGCACCCGGGTCTACGCCAGCATGCGGCGCCCCGACCAGCGCTGCCTCTACACCTGCCAGATCAAAGACGGCGGAGTGGGCCCCCGCTTTGAGATTGTGCCTGAGGATGAGCCGGGCAGTGCCCTGGCGGGCACCACAGCTGACACCTGCCATGCCCAGCTGCTGGCGGCCATCAGTGCTGCCCGGGGGCGGCCCTACCCTGAGCTGGAGGCAGCCGGGGCTGATTTCTTCGGCTTCTCGCACCCGGCCGTGCACAACCTCATCCAGAGCTGCCCCGGGGCCCGCAAATGCGGGGCCTACCGCTGGGTGCGCTTCGAGGTGTGTCGTCCCGGGGATGGGCAGGtgccccaggggctgcccgaCAACTGCGCAGCCACCGACTTCCAGTCCTTCCGCCGCCgcgcccaggaggaggaggaacgggACCGCggagggggcggagctggggggcgGGCACTGGGGCTGACCCCTGCCCAGGCCTTCACTTCCCCCTGCTCCTATGAGGAGGTGTTTCTGAGCCGCCCTCTCGAGTCCCCCAGCCATGGCAGCCCCGATGGCTCTGACGACTGA